From Brienomyrus brachyistius isolate T26 chromosome 18, BBRACH_0.4, whole genome shotgun sequence, one genomic window encodes:
- the wnt11f2 gene encoding protein Wnt-11 isoform X2 translates to MPIQRTISGLTVNGSSVGWNQTHHCKLLDGLVPDQLQLCRRNLELMHSIVHAAKLTKLTCQHAFKDMRWNCSSIESAPHFTPDLAKGTRESAFVFSLAAAVVSHSIARACASGELPSCSCAPAPAEQAGPDFRWGGCGDNLRYGLQMGSAFSDAPMKNSRFGPQAFRLMHLHNNAVGRQSLVDSMETKCKCHGVSGSCSVKTCWKGLHDINHIAADLKSKYLAATKVIHRHMGTRKQLVPKELDVRPVRESELVYLLSSPDYCAHNEKHGSMGTHDRQCNKTSNGSDSCHLMCCGRGYNAYMEKTVERCHCRYHWCCYVTCKKCERTVERYVCK, encoded by the exons ATGCCAATACAAAGAACTATCAG CGGACTCACGGTAAATGGTAGCTCAGTTGGATGGAATCAGACGCATCACTGCAAGCTTTTGGATGGCCTGGTCCCAGATCAGTTACAGCTCTGCCGGCGAAATCTGGAGCTGATGCACAGCATCGTCCATGCAGCAAAGCTTACCAAACTCACTTGTCAGCACGCATTTAAGGACATGCGGTGGAATTGCTCATCGATCGAGAGCGCGCCGCATTTTACACCGGATTTAGCAAAAG GTACGCGAGAATCGGCTTTTGTATTCTCCTTAGCCGCCGCGGTCGTGAGCCACTCTATTGCCCGAGCCTGCGCTTCTGGAGAGCTGCCCAGTTGTTCCTGTGCGCCGGCGCCGGCGGAGCAAGCGGGACCCGATTTCAGATGGGGCGGCTGCGGTGATAATCTTCGCTACGGTCTTCAGATGGGTTCTGCATTCTCTGATGCGCCCATGAAAAACAGCAGATTTGGCCCTCAAGCCTTTCGGCTGATGCATCTGCACAACAACGCAGTTGGAAGACAG TCTCTTGTAGATTCCATGGAGACTAAGTGCAAGTGTCACGGTGTATCTGGGTCTTGTTCAGTCAAGACATGTTGGAAGGGGCTGCATGATATCAACCACATCGCTGCAGATCTCAAATCCAAATACCTCGCAGCGACCAAAGTGATCCATCGACATATGGGAACCCGCAAACAGCTTGTGCCTAAGGAGCTAGATGTTAGGCCAGTGAGGGAGAGTGAGCTGGTTTACCTCCTCAGTTCCCCAGACTACTGCGCACACAATGAGAAGCATGGCTCAATGGGCACACATGACAG GCAGTGCAACAAGACGTCCAACGGCAGTGACAGCTGCCATCTGATGTGCTGCGGCCGAGGATATAATGCGTACATGGAGAAGACGGTCGAGAGGTGCCACTGCAGATACCACTGGTGCTGTTATGTCACCTGCAAGAAGTGCGAAAGGACGGTGGAGCGATACGTCTGTAAATAG
- the wnt11f2 gene encoding protein Wnt-11 isoform X1 codes for MKTINLILLTLLCIYRCSAIHWLGLTVNGSSVGWNQTHHCKLLDGLVPDQLQLCRRNLELMHSIVHAAKLTKLTCQHAFKDMRWNCSSIESAPHFTPDLAKGTRESAFVFSLAAAVVSHSIARACASGELPSCSCAPAPAEQAGPDFRWGGCGDNLRYGLQMGSAFSDAPMKNSRFGPQAFRLMHLHNNAVGRQSLVDSMETKCKCHGVSGSCSVKTCWKGLHDINHIAADLKSKYLAATKVIHRHMGTRKQLVPKELDVRPVRESELVYLLSSPDYCAHNEKHGSMGTHDRQCNKTSNGSDSCHLMCCGRGYNAYMEKTVERCHCRYHWCCYVTCKKCERTVERYVCK; via the exons atgaaaaccATTAACTTAATTTTGCTGACATTACTCTGTATATACCGTTGCTCAGCAATCCATTGGCT CGGACTCACGGTAAATGGTAGCTCAGTTGGATGGAATCAGACGCATCACTGCAAGCTTTTGGATGGCCTGGTCCCAGATCAGTTACAGCTCTGCCGGCGAAATCTGGAGCTGATGCACAGCATCGTCCATGCAGCAAAGCTTACCAAACTCACTTGTCAGCACGCATTTAAGGACATGCGGTGGAATTGCTCATCGATCGAGAGCGCGCCGCATTTTACACCGGATTTAGCAAAAG GTACGCGAGAATCGGCTTTTGTATTCTCCTTAGCCGCCGCGGTCGTGAGCCACTCTATTGCCCGAGCCTGCGCTTCTGGAGAGCTGCCCAGTTGTTCCTGTGCGCCGGCGCCGGCGGAGCAAGCGGGACCCGATTTCAGATGGGGCGGCTGCGGTGATAATCTTCGCTACGGTCTTCAGATGGGTTCTGCATTCTCTGATGCGCCCATGAAAAACAGCAGATTTGGCCCTCAAGCCTTTCGGCTGATGCATCTGCACAACAACGCAGTTGGAAGACAG TCTCTTGTAGATTCCATGGAGACTAAGTGCAAGTGTCACGGTGTATCTGGGTCTTGTTCAGTCAAGACATGTTGGAAGGGGCTGCATGATATCAACCACATCGCTGCAGATCTCAAATCCAAATACCTCGCAGCGACCAAAGTGATCCATCGACATATGGGAACCCGCAAACAGCTTGTGCCTAAGGAGCTAGATGTTAGGCCAGTGAGGGAGAGTGAGCTGGTTTACCTCCTCAGTTCCCCAGACTACTGCGCACACAATGAGAAGCATGGCTCAATGGGCACACATGACAG GCAGTGCAACAAGACGTCCAACGGCAGTGACAGCTGCCATCTGATGTGCTGCGGCCGAGGATATAATGCGTACATGGAGAAGACGGTCGAGAGGTGCCACTGCAGATACCACTGGTGCTGTTATGTCACCTGCAAGAAGTGCGAAAGGACGGTGGAGCGATACGTCTGTAAATAG